A single region of the Bombus fervidus isolate BK054 chromosome 18, iyBomFerv1, whole genome shotgun sequence genome encodes:
- the LOC139996727 gene encoding zinc finger protein 800 isoform X2 gives MQERRFNKIIRWIYNAQYKMKSKTKAKKSNGKFGKVKFSPKGITSINPDLSQLHPPIDISDSTLYRVSKILENGSDEVRSILAYECDLVYECRICRSLFRSLVNFISHKRVYCKEKFDVTFVRDSSNDYDITSTNNLDIQKTQGVFKEGCGNDRILRSQACKEKEKKDLTAIVNTLQKKQIENLQTNTQRLCLETVHSNSSAVYQTVESVLSTENHTDLMKAQVTELKNINERTVMLDLNGQVLEFSEKLSGNTVNQVRNNQESDKEVICPICYAKFSTKKTLTVHTRTLHTSHRLCYPCPCCSSTFANTWSVYRHLFKVHRKSNEQVRKFRSQIQEKAFIKDTTIAEDLQKEDAQKTLVNSALRANETQEWIDQLELDTELQRCGGCGKRFDRKAALSAHLQYCNRRVAAYESITKDKKINKIPSNDVSNGNTNETSIRVEAVATLSKADWDMLNNEGLVSQDVSNGNVARILTNGVQENLVKDNLSSASDVSDPLEIVYTSINKHKGNIGSKKRKNKESTKRLNNNAEANIGHDTATEKLDHVLSMEKKVASIVNFEKLQCLPCKRKFPSVHNLRRHAAIHIGWNRYQCRLCDYKCFVKCDCIAHCNKVHNAQNNRVVIDEMITQIPDEQYLCGQDITSNITNLEQEIDAPEVVEVNISQGNMGLEDKMGEKGMNETETKIVDKNSIVVHENGKTQETMDNGIKGNTLGVDQDLRKMVMEVIFGSSEVHSTKQTGVKETEHSSSKLQNKGEGAQFKDSNLKESAYMQDNLRPQRPIRNKIKPLNKDFIYDLKEVTFRKDSLIVKSLNKPLAKKSLVQEDDNLEKDLDQPSKRFKPIENEEILIPCTNNSIVNKCEIELGRGFKNSFTVSQCRN, from the exons ATGCAGGAGAGACG CTTTAACAAGATAATACGTTGGATATACAACGCTCAATACAAAATGAAATCAAAGACAAAAGCTAAAAAATCAAATGGGAAATTTGGGAAAGTTAAATTTTCTCCTAAAGGAATTACTTCTATAAATCCAGACTTATCACAACTACATCCGCCTATAGACATAAGTGATTCAACTTTATATCGTGTGAgcaaaattttagaaaatggcAGTGATGAAGTTAGATCTATTCTGGCATATGAATGTGATTTAGTATATGAATGTCGTATATGCCGAAGCCTTTTTAGAAGTTTggtcaattttatttctcataaACGTGTCTattgtaaagaaaaatttgacgTTACATTTGTTAGGGACTCCTCCAACGATTATGATATA ACTTCCACGAATAATTTAGACATACAAAAAACGCAGGGCGTATTTAAAGAAGGATGTGGAAATGATCGAATTTTAAGGAGTCAAGCTtgtaaagaaaaggaaaagaaggatCTCACTGCAATTGTTAATACGCTGCAGaaaaaacaaatagaaaacTTACAAACAAACACTCAACGATTATGTTTGGAGACTGTACATTCAAATTCATCGGCAGTATATCAAACTGTTGAATCAGTGCTTTCAACTGAGAATCATACAGATTTAATGAAAGCACag GTAACAGagctaaaaaatataaatgagaGGACTGTAATGTTAGATCTGAATGGCCAAGTcttagaatttagtgaaaagtTGAGTGGTAATACAGTAAATCAAGTTCGTAATAATCAAGAAAGTGATAAGGAAGTTATTTGTCCTATAt gTTATGcgaaattttcaacgaaaaaaaCATTAACAGTTCACACAAGGACACTACATACATCTCACAGGTTATGTTACCCATGTCCTTGTTGTTCTAGTACATTTGCAAATACGTGGAGTGTTTATAGGCATCTCTTTAAAG tTCATAGAAAATCTAATGAACAAGTGAGGAAATTCAGATCACAAATTCAAGAGAAAGCATTTATTAAGGATACTACCATTGCTGAAGATTTACAAAAGGAGGATGCTCAAAAAACTTTAGTGAATAGTGCACTAAGGGCTAATGAAACACag gAATGGATAGATCAGTTAGAATTGGATACAGAGTTACAAAGATGTGGTGGATGTGGAAAAAGATTTGATAGAAAAGCAGCGTTATCAGCTCACTTGCAATATTGTAATAGACGTGTTGCAGCATATGAAAGTATAACTAAAGACAAAAAGATcaataaaattccatcaaaTGATGTTTCAAATGGAAATACTAATGAAACATCTATTCGCGTGGAGGCAGTTGCCACTTTAAGTAAAGCGGACTGGGATATGTTGAATAACGAAGGATTAGTTTCACAAGATGTATCTAATGGGAATGTTGCAAGAATTCTCACAAATGGAGTACAAGAAAACTTGGTGAAAGACAATCTTTCCTCTGCAAGTGATGTTTCTGACCCTTTAGAAATTGTGTATACTAGTATAAACAAACATAAAGGTAATATTGGGAgcaagaaacgaaaaaataagGAAAGTACAAAAAGATTGAATAATAATGCAG AAGCGAACATTGGACATGACACAGCAACTGAAAAACTGGATCATGTATTATCAATGGAAAAGAAAGTAGCTTCAATAGTAAACTTCGAGAAGCTTCAGTGCCTTCCATGTAAACGAAAATTCCCTTCTGTGCATAATCTAAGAAGACATGCTGCCATTCATATTGGATGGAATCGTTATCAATGTAGACTTTGTGACTATAAGTGTTTCGTTAAGTGTGATTGTATAGCACATTGCAATAAAGTTCACAACGCTCAAAACAATCGTGTTGTTATAGACGAAATGATAACTCAGATTCCAGATGAACAGTATTTGTGTGGTCAAGATATTACGTCGAATATAACGAATTTAGAACAGGAGATTGATGCTCCAGAAGTTGTAGAAGTTAACATTTCACAAGGAAATATGGGATTAGAAGATAAAATGGGAGAGAAAGGGATGAATGAAACAGAGACAAAAATAgttgataaaaattcaatagtGGTTCATGAAAATGGTAAAACTCAAGAAACTATGGATAATGGTATTAAAGGAAATACTTTGGGAGTGGATCAAGATCTTAGAAAAATGGTGATGGAAGTTATCTTTGGATCTTCTGAAGTTCACTCCACAAAACAAACAGGTGTGAAAGAAACTGAACATTCTAgttcaaaattacaaaataaaggaGAAGGAGCACAATTTAAGGATTCTAATTTAAAGGAAAGTGCGTATATGCAAGACAATTTAAGACCACAGCGTCCTATTCGTAACAAAATAAAGCCTCTAAACAAGGATTTTATCTACGATTTAAAGGAGGTCACATTTCGTAAAGATTCTTTGATCGTGAAATCTTTAAACAAGCCACTTGCCAAAAAATCTCTGGTACAGGAAGATGACAATTTGGAGAAAGATTTAGACCAGCCGTCCAAGCGTTTTAAACCtatagaaaatgaagaaatattaattcctTGTACAAATAACTCCATAGTAAACAAATGCGAAATTGAACTCGGTAGAGGttttaaaaatagtttcaCTGTTTCTCAGTGCCGCAATTAG
- the LOC139996727 gene encoding uncharacterized protein isoform X4, with protein sequence MQERRFNKIIRWIYNAQYKMKSKTKAKKSNGKFGKVKFSPKGITSINPDLSQLHPPIDISDSTLYRTSTNNLDIQKTQGVFKEGCGNDRILRSQACKEKEKKDLTAIVNTLQKKQIENLQTNTQRLCLETVHSNSSAVYQTVESVLSTENHTDLMKAQVTELKNINERTVMLDLNGQVLEFSEKLSGNTVNQVRNNQESDKEVICPICYAKFSTKKTLTVHTRTLHTSHRLCYPCPCCSSTFANTWSVYRHLFKVHRKSNEQVRKFRSQIQEKAFIKDTTIAEDLQKEDAQKTLVNSALRANETQEWIDQLELDTELQRCGGCGKRFDRKAALSAHLQYCNRRVAAYESITKDKKINKIPSNDVSNGNTNETSIRVEAVATLSKADWDMLNNEGLVSQDVSNGNVARILTNGVQENLVKDNLSSASDVSDPLEIVYTSINKHKGNIGSKKRKNKESTKRLNNNAENIAKGISVEANIGHDTATEKLDHVLSMEKKVASIVNFEKLQCLPCKRKFPSVHNLRRHAAIHIGWNRYQCRLCDYKCFVKCDCIAHCNKVHNAQNNRVVIDEMITQIPDEQYLCGQDITSNITNLEQEIDAPEVVEVNISQGNMGLEDKMGEKGMNETETKIVDKNSIVVHENGKTQETMDNGIKGNTLGVDQDLRKMVMEVIFGSSEVHSTKQTGVKETEHSSSKLQNKGEGAQFKDSNLKESAYMQDNLRPQRPIRNKIKPLNKDFIYDLKEVTFRKDSLIVKSLNKPLAKKSLVQEDDNLEKDLDQPSKRFKPIENEEILIPCTNNSIVNKCEIELGRGFKNSFTVSQCRN encoded by the exons ATGCAGGAGAGACG CTTTAACAAGATAATACGTTGGATATACAACGCTCAATACAAAATGAAATCAAAGACAAAAGCTAAAAAATCAAATGGGAAATTTGGGAAAGTTAAATTTTCTCCTAAAGGAATTACTTCTATAAATCCAGACTTATCACAACTACATCCGCCTATAGACATAAGTGATTCAACTTTATATCGT ACTTCCACGAATAATTTAGACATACAAAAAACGCAGGGCGTATTTAAAGAAGGATGTGGAAATGATCGAATTTTAAGGAGTCAAGCTtgtaaagaaaaggaaaagaaggatCTCACTGCAATTGTTAATACGCTGCAGaaaaaacaaatagaaaacTTACAAACAAACACTCAACGATTATGTTTGGAGACTGTACATTCAAATTCATCGGCAGTATATCAAACTGTTGAATCAGTGCTTTCAACTGAGAATCATACAGATTTAATGAAAGCACag GTAACAGagctaaaaaatataaatgagaGGACTGTAATGTTAGATCTGAATGGCCAAGTcttagaatttagtgaaaagtTGAGTGGTAATACAGTAAATCAAGTTCGTAATAATCAAGAAAGTGATAAGGAAGTTATTTGTCCTATAt gTTATGcgaaattttcaacgaaaaaaaCATTAACAGTTCACACAAGGACACTACATACATCTCACAGGTTATGTTACCCATGTCCTTGTTGTTCTAGTACATTTGCAAATACGTGGAGTGTTTATAGGCATCTCTTTAAAG tTCATAGAAAATCTAATGAACAAGTGAGGAAATTCAGATCACAAATTCAAGAGAAAGCATTTATTAAGGATACTACCATTGCTGAAGATTTACAAAAGGAGGATGCTCAAAAAACTTTAGTGAATAGTGCACTAAGGGCTAATGAAACACag gAATGGATAGATCAGTTAGAATTGGATACAGAGTTACAAAGATGTGGTGGATGTGGAAAAAGATTTGATAGAAAAGCAGCGTTATCAGCTCACTTGCAATATTGTAATAGACGTGTTGCAGCATATGAAAGTATAACTAAAGACAAAAAGATcaataaaattccatcaaaTGATGTTTCAAATGGAAATACTAATGAAACATCTATTCGCGTGGAGGCAGTTGCCACTTTAAGTAAAGCGGACTGGGATATGTTGAATAACGAAGGATTAGTTTCACAAGATGTATCTAATGGGAATGTTGCAAGAATTCTCACAAATGGAGTACAAGAAAACTTGGTGAAAGACAATCTTTCCTCTGCAAGTGATGTTTCTGACCCTTTAGAAATTGTGTATACTAGTATAAACAAACATAAAGGTAATATTGGGAgcaagaaacgaaaaaataagGAAAGTACAAAAAGATTGAATAATAATGCAG AAAATATTGCGAAAGGCATATCTGTAGAAGCGAACATTGGACATGACACAGCAACTGAAAAACTGGATCATGTATTATCAATGGAAAAGAAAGTAGCTTCAATAGTAAACTTCGAGAAGCTTCAGTGCCTTCCATGTAAACGAAAATTCCCTTCTGTGCATAATCTAAGAAGACATGCTGCCATTCATATTGGATGGAATCGTTATCAATGTAGACTTTGTGACTATAAGTGTTTCGTTAAGTGTGATTGTATAGCACATTGCAATAAAGTTCACAACGCTCAAAACAATCGTGTTGTTATAGACGAAATGATAACTCAGATTCCAGATGAACAGTATTTGTGTGGTCAAGATATTACGTCGAATATAACGAATTTAGAACAGGAGATTGATGCTCCAGAAGTTGTAGAAGTTAACATTTCACAAGGAAATATGGGATTAGAAGATAAAATGGGAGAGAAAGGGATGAATGAAACAGAGACAAAAATAgttgataaaaattcaatagtGGTTCATGAAAATGGTAAAACTCAAGAAACTATGGATAATGGTATTAAAGGAAATACTTTGGGAGTGGATCAAGATCTTAGAAAAATGGTGATGGAAGTTATCTTTGGATCTTCTGAAGTTCACTCCACAAAACAAACAGGTGTGAAAGAAACTGAACATTCTAgttcaaaattacaaaataaaggaGAAGGAGCACAATTTAAGGATTCTAATTTAAAGGAAAGTGCGTATATGCAAGACAATTTAAGACCACAGCGTCCTATTCGTAACAAAATAAAGCCTCTAAACAAGGATTTTATCTACGATTTAAAGGAGGTCACATTTCGTAAAGATTCTTTGATCGTGAAATCTTTAAACAAGCCACTTGCCAAAAAATCTCTGGTACAGGAAGATGACAATTTGGAGAAAGATTTAGACCAGCCGTCCAAGCGTTTTAAACCtatagaaaatgaagaaatattaattcctTGTACAAATAACTCCATAGTAAACAAATGCGAAATTGAACTCGGTAGAGGttttaaaaatagtttcaCTGTTTCTCAGTGCCGCAATTAG
- the LOC139996727 gene encoding zinc finger protein 800 isoform X1: MQERRFNKIIRWIYNAQYKMKSKTKAKKSNGKFGKVKFSPKGITSINPDLSQLHPPIDISDSTLYRVSKILENGSDEVRSILAYECDLVYECRICRSLFRSLVNFISHKRVYCKEKFDVTFVRDSSNDYDITSTNNLDIQKTQGVFKEGCGNDRILRSQACKEKEKKDLTAIVNTLQKKQIENLQTNTQRLCLETVHSNSSAVYQTVESVLSTENHTDLMKAQVTELKNINERTVMLDLNGQVLEFSEKLSGNTVNQVRNNQESDKEVICPICYAKFSTKKTLTVHTRTLHTSHRLCYPCPCCSSTFANTWSVYRHLFKVHRKSNEQVRKFRSQIQEKAFIKDTTIAEDLQKEDAQKTLVNSALRANETQEWIDQLELDTELQRCGGCGKRFDRKAALSAHLQYCNRRVAAYESITKDKKINKIPSNDVSNGNTNETSIRVEAVATLSKADWDMLNNEGLVSQDVSNGNVARILTNGVQENLVKDNLSSASDVSDPLEIVYTSINKHKGNIGSKKRKNKESTKRLNNNAENIAKGISVEANIGHDTATEKLDHVLSMEKKVASIVNFEKLQCLPCKRKFPSVHNLRRHAAIHIGWNRYQCRLCDYKCFVKCDCIAHCNKVHNAQNNRVVIDEMITQIPDEQYLCGQDITSNITNLEQEIDAPEVVEVNISQGNMGLEDKMGEKGMNETETKIVDKNSIVVHENGKTQETMDNGIKGNTLGVDQDLRKMVMEVIFGSSEVHSTKQTGVKETEHSSSKLQNKGEGAQFKDSNLKESAYMQDNLRPQRPIRNKIKPLNKDFIYDLKEVTFRKDSLIVKSLNKPLAKKSLVQEDDNLEKDLDQPSKRFKPIENEEILIPCTNNSIVNKCEIELGRGFKNSFTVSQCRN; this comes from the exons ATGCAGGAGAGACG CTTTAACAAGATAATACGTTGGATATACAACGCTCAATACAAAATGAAATCAAAGACAAAAGCTAAAAAATCAAATGGGAAATTTGGGAAAGTTAAATTTTCTCCTAAAGGAATTACTTCTATAAATCCAGACTTATCACAACTACATCCGCCTATAGACATAAGTGATTCAACTTTATATCGTGTGAgcaaaattttagaaaatggcAGTGATGAAGTTAGATCTATTCTGGCATATGAATGTGATTTAGTATATGAATGTCGTATATGCCGAAGCCTTTTTAGAAGTTTggtcaattttatttctcataaACGTGTCTattgtaaagaaaaatttgacgTTACATTTGTTAGGGACTCCTCCAACGATTATGATATA ACTTCCACGAATAATTTAGACATACAAAAAACGCAGGGCGTATTTAAAGAAGGATGTGGAAATGATCGAATTTTAAGGAGTCAAGCTtgtaaagaaaaggaaaagaaggatCTCACTGCAATTGTTAATACGCTGCAGaaaaaacaaatagaaaacTTACAAACAAACACTCAACGATTATGTTTGGAGACTGTACATTCAAATTCATCGGCAGTATATCAAACTGTTGAATCAGTGCTTTCAACTGAGAATCATACAGATTTAATGAAAGCACag GTAACAGagctaaaaaatataaatgagaGGACTGTAATGTTAGATCTGAATGGCCAAGTcttagaatttagtgaaaagtTGAGTGGTAATACAGTAAATCAAGTTCGTAATAATCAAGAAAGTGATAAGGAAGTTATTTGTCCTATAt gTTATGcgaaattttcaacgaaaaaaaCATTAACAGTTCACACAAGGACACTACATACATCTCACAGGTTATGTTACCCATGTCCTTGTTGTTCTAGTACATTTGCAAATACGTGGAGTGTTTATAGGCATCTCTTTAAAG tTCATAGAAAATCTAATGAACAAGTGAGGAAATTCAGATCACAAATTCAAGAGAAAGCATTTATTAAGGATACTACCATTGCTGAAGATTTACAAAAGGAGGATGCTCAAAAAACTTTAGTGAATAGTGCACTAAGGGCTAATGAAACACag gAATGGATAGATCAGTTAGAATTGGATACAGAGTTACAAAGATGTGGTGGATGTGGAAAAAGATTTGATAGAAAAGCAGCGTTATCAGCTCACTTGCAATATTGTAATAGACGTGTTGCAGCATATGAAAGTATAACTAAAGACAAAAAGATcaataaaattccatcaaaTGATGTTTCAAATGGAAATACTAATGAAACATCTATTCGCGTGGAGGCAGTTGCCACTTTAAGTAAAGCGGACTGGGATATGTTGAATAACGAAGGATTAGTTTCACAAGATGTATCTAATGGGAATGTTGCAAGAATTCTCACAAATGGAGTACAAGAAAACTTGGTGAAAGACAATCTTTCCTCTGCAAGTGATGTTTCTGACCCTTTAGAAATTGTGTATACTAGTATAAACAAACATAAAGGTAATATTGGGAgcaagaaacgaaaaaataagGAAAGTACAAAAAGATTGAATAATAATGCAG AAAATATTGCGAAAGGCATATCTGTAGAAGCGAACATTGGACATGACACAGCAACTGAAAAACTGGATCATGTATTATCAATGGAAAAGAAAGTAGCTTCAATAGTAAACTTCGAGAAGCTTCAGTGCCTTCCATGTAAACGAAAATTCCCTTCTGTGCATAATCTAAGAAGACATGCTGCCATTCATATTGGATGGAATCGTTATCAATGTAGACTTTGTGACTATAAGTGTTTCGTTAAGTGTGATTGTATAGCACATTGCAATAAAGTTCACAACGCTCAAAACAATCGTGTTGTTATAGACGAAATGATAACTCAGATTCCAGATGAACAGTATTTGTGTGGTCAAGATATTACGTCGAATATAACGAATTTAGAACAGGAGATTGATGCTCCAGAAGTTGTAGAAGTTAACATTTCACAAGGAAATATGGGATTAGAAGATAAAATGGGAGAGAAAGGGATGAATGAAACAGAGACAAAAATAgttgataaaaattcaatagtGGTTCATGAAAATGGTAAAACTCAAGAAACTATGGATAATGGTATTAAAGGAAATACTTTGGGAGTGGATCAAGATCTTAGAAAAATGGTGATGGAAGTTATCTTTGGATCTTCTGAAGTTCACTCCACAAAACAAACAGGTGTGAAAGAAACTGAACATTCTAgttcaaaattacaaaataaaggaGAAGGAGCACAATTTAAGGATTCTAATTTAAAGGAAAGTGCGTATATGCAAGACAATTTAAGACCACAGCGTCCTATTCGTAACAAAATAAAGCCTCTAAACAAGGATTTTATCTACGATTTAAAGGAGGTCACATTTCGTAAAGATTCTTTGATCGTGAAATCTTTAAACAAGCCACTTGCCAAAAAATCTCTGGTACAGGAAGATGACAATTTGGAGAAAGATTTAGACCAGCCGTCCAAGCGTTTTAAACCtatagaaaatgaagaaatattaattcctTGTACAAATAACTCCATAGTAAACAAATGCGAAATTGAACTCGGTAGAGGttttaaaaatagtttcaCTGTTTCTCAGTGCCGCAATTAG
- the LOC139996727 gene encoding zinc finger protein 800 isoform X3 codes for MKSKTKAKKSNGKFGKVKFSPKGITSINPDLSQLHPPIDISDSTLYRVSKILENGSDEVRSILAYECDLVYECRICRSLFRSLVNFISHKRVYCKEKFDVTFVRDSSNDYDITSTNNLDIQKTQGVFKEGCGNDRILRSQACKEKEKKDLTAIVNTLQKKQIENLQTNTQRLCLETVHSNSSAVYQTVESVLSTENHTDLMKAQVTELKNINERTVMLDLNGQVLEFSEKLSGNTVNQVRNNQESDKEVICPICYAKFSTKKTLTVHTRTLHTSHRLCYPCPCCSSTFANTWSVYRHLFKVHRKSNEQVRKFRSQIQEKAFIKDTTIAEDLQKEDAQKTLVNSALRANETQEWIDQLELDTELQRCGGCGKRFDRKAALSAHLQYCNRRVAAYESITKDKKINKIPSNDVSNGNTNETSIRVEAVATLSKADWDMLNNEGLVSQDVSNGNVARILTNGVQENLVKDNLSSASDVSDPLEIVYTSINKHKGNIGSKKRKNKESTKRLNNNAENIAKGISVEANIGHDTATEKLDHVLSMEKKVASIVNFEKLQCLPCKRKFPSVHNLRRHAAIHIGWNRYQCRLCDYKCFVKCDCIAHCNKVHNAQNNRVVIDEMITQIPDEQYLCGQDITSNITNLEQEIDAPEVVEVNISQGNMGLEDKMGEKGMNETETKIVDKNSIVVHENGKTQETMDNGIKGNTLGVDQDLRKMVMEVIFGSSEVHSTKQTGVKETEHSSSKLQNKGEGAQFKDSNLKESAYMQDNLRPQRPIRNKIKPLNKDFIYDLKEVTFRKDSLIVKSLNKPLAKKSLVQEDDNLEKDLDQPSKRFKPIENEEILIPCTNNSIVNKCEIELGRGFKNSFTVSQCRN; via the exons ATGAAATCAAAGACAAAAGCTAAAAAATCAAATGGGAAATTTGGGAAAGTTAAATTTTCTCCTAAAGGAATTACTTCTATAAATCCAGACTTATCACAACTACATCCGCCTATAGACATAAGTGATTCAACTTTATATCGTGTGAgcaaaattttagaaaatggcAGTGATGAAGTTAGATCTATTCTGGCATATGAATGTGATTTAGTATATGAATGTCGTATATGCCGAAGCCTTTTTAGAAGTTTggtcaattttatttctcataaACGTGTCTattgtaaagaaaaatttgacgTTACATTTGTTAGGGACTCCTCCAACGATTATGATATA ACTTCCACGAATAATTTAGACATACAAAAAACGCAGGGCGTATTTAAAGAAGGATGTGGAAATGATCGAATTTTAAGGAGTCAAGCTtgtaaagaaaaggaaaagaaggatCTCACTGCAATTGTTAATACGCTGCAGaaaaaacaaatagaaaacTTACAAACAAACACTCAACGATTATGTTTGGAGACTGTACATTCAAATTCATCGGCAGTATATCAAACTGTTGAATCAGTGCTTTCAACTGAGAATCATACAGATTTAATGAAAGCACag GTAACAGagctaaaaaatataaatgagaGGACTGTAATGTTAGATCTGAATGGCCAAGTcttagaatttagtgaaaagtTGAGTGGTAATACAGTAAATCAAGTTCGTAATAATCAAGAAAGTGATAAGGAAGTTATTTGTCCTATAt gTTATGcgaaattttcaacgaaaaaaaCATTAACAGTTCACACAAGGACACTACATACATCTCACAGGTTATGTTACCCATGTCCTTGTTGTTCTAGTACATTTGCAAATACGTGGAGTGTTTATAGGCATCTCTTTAAAG tTCATAGAAAATCTAATGAACAAGTGAGGAAATTCAGATCACAAATTCAAGAGAAAGCATTTATTAAGGATACTACCATTGCTGAAGATTTACAAAAGGAGGATGCTCAAAAAACTTTAGTGAATAGTGCACTAAGGGCTAATGAAACACag gAATGGATAGATCAGTTAGAATTGGATACAGAGTTACAAAGATGTGGTGGATGTGGAAAAAGATTTGATAGAAAAGCAGCGTTATCAGCTCACTTGCAATATTGTAATAGACGTGTTGCAGCATATGAAAGTATAACTAAAGACAAAAAGATcaataaaattccatcaaaTGATGTTTCAAATGGAAATACTAATGAAACATCTATTCGCGTGGAGGCAGTTGCCACTTTAAGTAAAGCGGACTGGGATATGTTGAATAACGAAGGATTAGTTTCACAAGATGTATCTAATGGGAATGTTGCAAGAATTCTCACAAATGGAGTACAAGAAAACTTGGTGAAAGACAATCTTTCCTCTGCAAGTGATGTTTCTGACCCTTTAGAAATTGTGTATACTAGTATAAACAAACATAAAGGTAATATTGGGAgcaagaaacgaaaaaataagGAAAGTACAAAAAGATTGAATAATAATGCAG AAAATATTGCGAAAGGCATATCTGTAGAAGCGAACATTGGACATGACACAGCAACTGAAAAACTGGATCATGTATTATCAATGGAAAAGAAAGTAGCTTCAATAGTAAACTTCGAGAAGCTTCAGTGCCTTCCATGTAAACGAAAATTCCCTTCTGTGCATAATCTAAGAAGACATGCTGCCATTCATATTGGATGGAATCGTTATCAATGTAGACTTTGTGACTATAAGTGTTTCGTTAAGTGTGATTGTATAGCACATTGCAATAAAGTTCACAACGCTCAAAACAATCGTGTTGTTATAGACGAAATGATAACTCAGATTCCAGATGAACAGTATTTGTGTGGTCAAGATATTACGTCGAATATAACGAATTTAGAACAGGAGATTGATGCTCCAGAAGTTGTAGAAGTTAACATTTCACAAGGAAATATGGGATTAGAAGATAAAATGGGAGAGAAAGGGATGAATGAAACAGAGACAAAAATAgttgataaaaattcaatagtGGTTCATGAAAATGGTAAAACTCAAGAAACTATGGATAATGGTATTAAAGGAAATACTTTGGGAGTGGATCAAGATCTTAGAAAAATGGTGATGGAAGTTATCTTTGGATCTTCTGAAGTTCACTCCACAAAACAAACAGGTGTGAAAGAAACTGAACATTCTAgttcaaaattacaaaataaaggaGAAGGAGCACAATTTAAGGATTCTAATTTAAAGGAAAGTGCGTATATGCAAGACAATTTAAGACCACAGCGTCCTATTCGTAACAAAATAAAGCCTCTAAACAAGGATTTTATCTACGATTTAAAGGAGGTCACATTTCGTAAAGATTCTTTGATCGTGAAATCTTTAAACAAGCCACTTGCCAAAAAATCTCTGGTACAGGAAGATGACAATTTGGAGAAAGATTTAGACCAGCCGTCCAAGCGTTTTAAACCtatagaaaatgaagaaatattaattcctTGTACAAATAACTCCATAGTAAACAAATGCGAAATTGAACTCGGTAGAGGttttaaaaatagtttcaCTGTTTCTCAGTGCCGCAATTAG